TGCCTGTAAATGAGCATTAATAAAATCAGTAGTATTGTATGGTGTAGTCTGAAAATGAACAAATACTTTACGTGAATATGACAATACAAAGGCAACGAAATAGACTGTAAAACCCTTTCCATCATCACTTCTAACATAACTTTGACCTGGATCAACCTGTATCTGATGTCCAGGAATATGATCAAGTACCGGATGATAAAATCGCCGATGTTTAGATGATATGTTTTTACGTAACCGCATAACATATTTGCGAAAAGCTCTTGATTTGGCAGTAATTGAGGGATATTTTTCAATTACCTGACGGTAAAGTTTACTGGATCGAATACTAGGAAAATTATCAAGCTGATTCAGAATAAATCTGATAGCAACATCAAACTGACTTGGTCTATTGACCTTGATCAATTTATCAATATCTTCCTCGGCATTTAAATTCAGATACTTGTTCACGGTCGTTTTTGACATCTTGAGATGTTTAGCAATCTTTCTCTGGCTCATTTCATTAAAAGACAAAGTCTTTACAGTATGATACATTAAAACTCCCTTCATTAGCACTCCAGTTTCTTTATACTGAGTGCCATTTTGTATGTACCAGTTTAAAGTGCCAACTTTGTACCAGTTTTGAGTGCCATCGACAATAAAAACTATCATCCCATACTTAGGTGTAACATGGAGCCTAAAGGAAATATAAAATAATATAAAATCGGTAAAGAGCGGTTGACAGGGTTTAACGCTTAGGCAAAACTGTAATGGGAGATAGTTAATGAGAAATCTGTATTTTTCCATGTTATTTATACTGCTGTCTGGTCAAGTGTTTGGTGGCTTGATCTCCATAATTGCAGTTGGTGATATTATGCCCGGGACAAATTATCCTGATGACAGTTATCTTCCAGAAAATGACGGGAAAGATTTAATAACTTCTGAGTTAAAGAACATTCTAAGGTCTGGAACTATAACCTGTGGTAATCTGGAAGGTTGCATTCTTAGTGAAGGCGATAAATCTGAACATAAAAAGAGTAAATATCTATTCAGAATACCAGAGAATTTAAGTGGTGTATTTACTGATAGTGGTTTTGATCTGCTTTCGATTGCTAATAATCATGCGGGTGATTTCGGAGATGCAGGTCGCCTGAATACCTGGAGAGTACTCGACAGTTTAGAGATTGGTTATGCAGGTCAGATAGAATTCCCAACGTGTATCTTCGAAAAAGAAGGTAATAAAATAGGTTTCATAGCATTAGCACCAAATCGTAACTGTTTATCTCATTGGGATATACAGGAAGTAAAGCGGTTGATAGCTGAGCTGAAAAAGAGTTGTGATCTGGTGGTGGCTTCCATGCATTATGGAGGAGAAGGAGAGGAATTTCTGCACTTGAAGAATGAAGTCGAGTATTATTACGGAGAAAATCGCGGAAATCCTGTGGAGATTGGTCATCAGCTTGTCGATGCCGGTGCTGATCTGGTATATGGTCATGGACCTCATCTGCCGAGGGCAATGGAATGTTATAAGGGTAAGGTGATAGCTTATTCTCTAGGAAATTTCCTTACCTGGAGGCGGTTTAATCTTTCAGGAGAATATAGACCCTTAGCTCCGATATTACGGGTTAATTATGACAGCAGGGGGAATTTTCATTCTGGTGAGATCATCTCATGTTTCCAGGATTATGAAAATGGTGTGAAGTTAGATGATCAAAAGAGAGCATATGAACTGATAAAGCAACTTACGGAAGAAGACTTTACAGATCCAGGATTATATTTTGAGGAAGGAGAAAAGGGAACGAGTTTTTATCCTATAGTTAATGATAAAAATTGAATTGCATTCCAGCTGAAACCTTGCGAATGATGCTTGCACCTCCGCAAGGGTTGGACAGATATAAACAAAATTACCATTATGCTAAATGCTTTAAATACTATAATTTAAAAGATTCTTAAACCTGCTCGACCATTGCGAAGGTCATTCGACCATTCGCAAGGTCTTGGATGGGAGAACCACTTAAACCTAAAATCTACTTGACATTAGTGGAAAATCGTAAAAAAAAGCACAGTCGCCTTTAGAAAATTGGCAGCAATGACTCCTACCCTTTAGGGAAATTCTACCGTCTGCAATACGCAGCGGGAAAAATTGTTATTCAAAAAAATAATAAAGGAGAAAAGATGGACGTTAAAGAATTAAAAGCCAGTCACAATCTTTTGAAAGAATTTAGCTATGATCTGGTAGAGCTAGATCATGGATATGCAGGTAAAACACTTTATATCAATCTGGATAATAACACGATCGCTGAAAAGCCTGTCACACCTCAGATGAAAGAGAAATTCATTGGTGGTAAGGGTTTTGGATTAAGGTTATTATGGGATGGCACAAGACCAGAGACTAAATGGAATGATAATGATAACGAGATCATTATTTCTGGCGGACCAATCTGCGGAATCACTCAGTACGCAGGATCAGGTAAAAGTCTGGTTGTGAGCATCTCCCCTACTACTGATGTTGTAATAGACAGTAATGTGGGTGGATATTTTGGACCATACCTTAAATTCAGCGGCTATGATGCACTAGAAATACAGGGTAAGGCAAAAAAAGACGTGATAATCGTTATTGACGGCACAACCGGTAAAGTGAGTATTGAGGAAGCTGGAGAAGAATATGCAGATAGTCATCTTCTGGCAGAACAACTTACAGAAATGTATGCTGAAAGTGATAAACCAATTGATAAAATGAAAATCGCTGTGGTAAGTGCTGGTTCTGCTGCTGATCATTCCTATATTGGAATGCTTAATTTCAGTTTTTATGATCTTCAGCGTAAAGTCTGCAGATTGAAACAAGCCGGCAGGGGTGGAATCGGAACGGTATTTCGGGATAAAGGCATCAGAGCTATTGTAGCTAAATCTCATGGCGTGAAAGGTGATATGAACCATGTGGAAGATATGCCTGCTATTCAACAGCGCGGCAAGAAATTCACCAAAGAAATGAATGATTTTGATGATGATCAGTGCCAGATGCGAAAAGTGGGAACAGCACATCTGATGGAGATCATGGATGCATATGACATTTTGCCAACACATAACTTTCAATATGGCAAGGCAAAAGATGTGAAGAAGAATATTGATGATATCAACAGCAAGGTGTGGACAGAAAAATTTACACCACGCAGCAGCGATGGCTGCTGGCTGGGTTGCACAATGGCATGTGCCAAGGTATCAGAGAATTTTGTGGTTCGCACTGGACCATATAAGGGCAAAACAGTTCATGTTGATGGACCGGAATATGAATCAGCTGCAGGATTAGGCTCAAATATCGGTAACTTTGATCCTAATGATATTTTAGAGCTTAATTTCTATTGCGATACCTACGGTATTGATACTATTTCATTTGGAACTATGACAGCTTTTGCTATGGAATGCTATGAAAAAGGAATTATCAATAAAAAGATCACCGGTGGACTGGAGCTTAATTTTGGTAATACTGATGCAGCACTGGAAGCTATGCACCAGATGGCAAGAGGCGAAGGATTTGGAATTATCCTGGGACAGGGAACTCGCAGAATGACTAATATATTCCATAAGGAATATGGCGGAGACCTTAAATTTATGCAGGATATTGGAATGCAGAATAAGGGACTGGAATACAGCCAGTACGTATCGAAAGAATCTCTGGCACAGCAGGGTGGCTATGCCATGACCAATAAAGGACCTCAGCATGATGAAGCCTGGCTTATCTTTATGGATATGGTTAATAACCAGATACCGACATTTGACGATAAAGCAGAAGCATTGCACTACTTCCCCATGTTCCGTACCTGGTTCGGATTGATGGGACTTTGTAAACTGCCTTGGAACGACGTGGAACCAGCAGGAAATGCCGAGACCGATGAACCGGCAAAAGTACCGGAACACGTAGATAACTATATAACAGTGTATAATGCTGTAACTGGAAATAATATTGATAAAAAAGAGATGGTGCGGCAAAGTGAGAGAGTGTATAACTTCCAGAGAATATTTAATATTCGGAGAGGTTATGGACTCAGAAAGCATGATGCTCAACCTTATCGTGCCTGTGGACCAGTAACAGAAGCAGAATATCTCAGTAGAGAAGAAAGATATGACAAGGAATTAAGTGAAAAACTTAACCTTGATCCAACAAAAATGAGTTTGCAGGAGAAAATGGCAGAAGTTCGCAAGTATCGTGAGGACCGTTATGAACAGCTATTAGATGCAGTATATCTGCGAAGAGGCTGGACAAAGAATGGAGTTCCTAAACTTGAGCATTTGAAGAATATCGGAATGGATCTACCAGAATTAATAGAAGTTGTTAAACCACTTCAGTAAGATCTGGTAAATATCTAAAGGGCATGTTAGTTAGCTGATATGCCTTTTTTTTTAAATTTACTGCTGGGGAACCAGATGGAGTACATTATAGTAGGACTTGCAGCGCTGACGGTACTCCGGAAGTGCGGCGAGAACTACGGCACCTGGAGATTAAATTCTAAACCCAATAAATCTATAATCGGTTGATTGTGGTCGTACTCATGCAACTGATTAACAGTTTCCCAGCTATCTCTAACTTCTGTAGGAAAATCATCCGGGTTAACTGGAGGATCACATAAACAGACAAAAAAAACAAATAAAATAACTATATAACTTAATATTAATTTCTTCATCATAATTCTCTCCCATTTATTACCATTATATCAGTAATTAATACAATTTTTTGACAGTCATTAGATATATCAATTTTATCAACACTAGTTCCTTTTATCGAATACTCTATAGGAATTTCATTAGAATAAGTATTATTGCTATAGTCTAAATACATGAATCTATGTGGACTTCCACCAAAATAACAAACAAATATTGACTGACCTTCCGGCATTATTTTGGTTGTACAATTACCATATTTGATCGATATCTCATATAAATTTTGAATATTCGTATCATAGATAAAAGTAGAAATAAATTCAGGTGAAAAGTGATAATGATTAAAACTGAAATAATTGTCATCGTTACTTCTATCAATTACCTTACCTTGATCATAGGGAAATTCGCATAATAAATTCAACTCATCTGTACCACAATTATATTGATAAAAATAAGAGTTCCCTTTCACTAAAAACACTTTATCAACATCAATTCTCCCTGGTAAAATCCTGTTTATTCTTTCATCAAATGAACAGTATTCCTCAATATCACTACCATCAGGATTAAGGCTCATCAGAGTCCAAACAGCCCTAGTAGTGTCTTTCCTGCAAAAATATATTTTATTATCTAAACCGAATGCCGGATAATAATCCCTGCCACTATCAGTTATCTGACAATAATTATTTGTTTCCAAATCCAAACAATAAAGTGACCTACCCGATGTGAATGCAATTAAACTATCATCATAGCTGATTGCACACCTGTCAGAAAAAATTACAGTATCCGAAGAATGGTCATTATAGTCTATTTCTATACCCTCCAGAATAAATTGCACATCTAAGTCAACAGCATCAAAAATTAATAAATACTCATTATTTAAAGCAAAATGTCTATTATCATTAAAAAATTGAATATTACCATAAGTGGCATCATAGCTATTTCCACTTGTTCCATTGTAATATTTATTAAAATAATGCATCTCACTTCCATCTGAATTAAATAACAAAATCCTGTTACCTAAATCTTTATCAGGCTCTCCATCTCCAATACCAAGATTACAGGAAATTAATGTCATTAACAATATAATCACTATCGTAAATTCTATTATAATTTTCATGTTATCATCTCTCCTCTGTCATTATTAATACAACTGAATTGGAATTAACCAATCCACTTCGTTCTAAATCAAATACATTATAGCTCAATTGTAATTCAAGTCCAAACATGAAGGGAAGCATACGGGATACACTCTCAGATACTAAAATATCTTCCCTGTTATTGTTTGTTGATTCAATAACCTTACAGTTATAATTATTATTTCTTACTCGATACTCTTTTCTCTTAGTAGATGGTGTAAACAGATTTTTATCCAGCAATTCCGTAATCTTTTCTTCTCTCTTACTTATTAACACTTCCCTCTCAGCTTCATTCAGCATCTGTGGATGATTAAATCTGCCTTCTTCATCATATCCCTTTATATCCAGCAATTCCCCAGTTTCTCTACTGATCAAATAATTAATAATATTACCCTCAAATTCTTCCTTTACCCAGAATGCTCCCACTGTGTCTTTGATAACTTCCACAGTGTCCAGATTCTGCTCTCAGTATTTTGATCTGTAAACAAGTTTATCACCAACCTGCAGGTTTTTGTCAAAACGTGCTGGAGCATAGGTTATCATATATTCCAGCATATCCCGTTGAGCAATTGCCTCAATTTCTTCATCCTGGGCACATAATAATGAACTCATAAATTATAACAGTAAATTCATCAAAGTAGTTAAATAAATTTTCATAATATCTCCATGCAATCTATTTCACTTTTTTTGTTGATTAAATTTTTCATGCAATTTATTCATATTAATGATCTTCTTGTCAAATTAAATTTGCTATCAGCGTTGTCCCGCCCACCCCAATCCGGCTGATCCGGATAGGGGATGGACGCTGTTTCGGGCATATTTGAACCCCTCATATCGGCTGCGCCTTTATGAGGGGCTAAGGATATGGTTATCCCTTCGGGATATGAATTGGAAGGATAATTAGACTAACTGAGATAAATAATAAAATGTTTTCCTCGTCATTTCAGCCGGATATTGGTTGGTATTATATGCCGAAGGCATAATATTTTCTTTGCCCCTTATAAAGGCGCAGCCGATATAAGGGGATTGAATTTCATACTCCTCCTCGTTCCCCAATCCGGCTGATCCGGATTGGGATGGGAGGGATGTTGGGCATATTTGAACCCCTCATATCGGCTGCCTTTATGAGGGGCTAGGGTTGTGGTTATCACTTCGTGGTACGAATTAGAGGGATAATTTTACACCTATTCACACACTATCCTGTAGGTGCTATAATCACCGATAACATTTCGATTTAATCCTAAAAAAATACACATTCTCTTGAATCAAATTTTGGTTATTAAGAGATTTTTCTTTACAAATCAGCTAACTTAAGTTTATCTGTTTTCAGAAATAATAAATAAGGAGGTTTTATGAATTTTACAGAAGGAAGGTTGATAGTAACCTGACCTGCTGATTGTCAATAAACAAAGAAACCTGTAGTGAGATTGTTTTACAGGCGATAATATATGTTTAGCGGAATCAGCAGAAGATCAATGAAGTGCTGGTCCCGCTATAATTTTGTCCGGAAATATTCCGGAGACGGTTTTGGGACTGTTACCCAGAACCGTTTTTTGTATACAAGGGACTGATAACTAAAAAAAGGAGGCAGATATGCAGAGAAGCAGCCAGAAGACTTATACCCGAAAGCGTCCCTCACACCCAGACACCGCGCATACTAAATCAAAAGGCTGGTTTAAGCGGAAAGGGAGAAAATCAGTGAGGAAATTAGAGAAGCAGCAAACCAGAGGGCAACAGGAATAATACCTGAGAATTCTCTGGTACAAACTGGAGGAATAGTGAAATTAGAAGAATTTGGATGGAACTCATATTTTGCGGAAAGTTATGAGGATTATAAAGAAGAAGGGCTTATTATAGCTCGAGTGGCACGGGAACAAAAGAATTTATATGGAGTCTTTACTGAAATTGGAGAGGAACAGGCAATTTTGAGTGACAGCCTGTTTATGAATGCTTTTTCAAGCATTGAATTACCGGCAGTAGGAGACTGGATATTATGTCGTCGCAAAGAAGATTTCGATAAATTATTTATTGAGAGAATATTACCAAGACGGAGTAAATTTTCCCGTAAGGGAAAGAATACTTATGGCAGAAACTATCAAAAAGAAGGAAGCTCTGATGAACAAATCATTTCAGCAAATATAGACACCGTATTTCTGGTAGTCTCAATGGACAGGGATTTTAATCTACGGAAAATCGAGAGATATCTCACCTTGATCTGGGATAGTGGCTCAAATCCTGTTATTATCCTTAACAAAGCAGATCAATGTGAAGATCCGCAGTGGTATTTCACAGAAACGGAGAGTGTGAGTCTGGGAATTCCTGTTCATGTAGTGAGTGCACTTAAGAATGAGGGTATATCTGAACTAGAAGAATATTTGCAGTCAGGAAAAACCGTGACTCTGATCGGCTCTTCTGGAGCAGGTAAATCATCGATCATTAACTGCATTCTCGGCGAGGAAAAGCAGTATGTGAGTTATTTGCGTGAAGGAGATAAACGAGGTAGGCATACTACTACAACCCGGGAAATGATCATCATTACAGGTGGTGGTATATTGATTGATAATCCGGGTATGCGCGATATTCAACTCTCTGTGAGTGAAACTACACTTGACAGAACTTTCTATGATATTGTGGAATTGGAGAAGCAATGCAGGTTTAGGAATTGTGAGCACGATACTGAGCCTGGATGTGCTATTAAACAGGCAATAGAAGATGGTGAACTGGAAGCGGAACGGTTTGAGAACTATCAGAAACTGCAAAAAGAAGTTCGTTTTCAGGAAAGACGCAATAAGCAGCGGCAGAAATTTATTGATAATGCCCGGTCTCAGCAAAAGCACCAGGATATAAAGATCAAAAAACACAGGAATGGATAAAACCAGGAGGTTCAATGGAAATAAGGAAAATAACCCAAGAAGAACGTAATAAATATCATCGGATATCACAATATGCCTTTGGTAACTGGCAGGATAAAGAAATAGAAGATGATAAAATCAAATGGATGAATCCAGATGAATGCTTTGTGATCATAGAAAATGGAGAAATGACTTCAGGGCTTATCAATCATAACCTCAAGCAAAATGTTCGCGGAACAGTAAAGAGACTATCAGGCATAGGAAATGTGGCAACCTTTCCTGAATACCGTAATAAAGGTTATGTAAAGGCATTATTTACATCAGCATTTGAGGATATGAGATTGAAAAAGCAGAGCGTGAGTATGCTGCAGCCATTCAAGGAGAGTTTCTATCAAAAATTTGATTATATCTCAACGAATCGTGAAATGAAATTGAAATTTCATGTTTCCGGAATGCAGCACTATTTAGGTGAGATTCCTGAGGGTTGGATATTAGAACGTAAAACAGGTATAGCTGCATTAGAGGAATTTTTGCACTTCTTTAGCAAAGCATCTATTAAGTGGCATGGCATGGTGATCTATGATGAAATACATCAAGGATTTAAAGAGCATCTGGCCCAAAACACGATTTTCATACTGGTGAAGCATAATAACGTGATCAAGGCTGCCTGCTCATATAAGAAGCAGGATATGAAAATTATTATTCACGATATAATCTGGAGTGATCTGGAATCAAGAAAATTGATATTCAATTATTTTGCCAGACATCGTGATCATGTGGGTGATTTTGAGATGAATATCCCTATGGGAACTAATTTCTTTAGCTGGTTTTCCGATATGAGATCACAATATGAACTGAAAATGTGCGAAGGTCCCTGGATGGTGCGTATTATAGATGTTATAGATTCATTAAGTGATCTCAATATCTCGGGTAATGTAAGCATGATATTCAAAGTCTTTGACGAATTATGCAACTGGAATTCAGGAAATTATGAGTTGGTTGTAAAAGACCGTAAAACTCAAATGAAACGATCAGAGAGGAATATTCCAGCTGATGTCACATGTGATATCAGAGGACTTACGGCTTTATTATATGGTAGTTTAGAAATAGAGGAAATTATTGATCGAGGCTGGATGGAAACTAAGACAGAAGATGTTAGAATTAAATTACAGGAATGGTTTCCAACCTTACTACTCTTCAATACATTCCAGTTTTAATATAATTAGCATTGATTAAAATTTGAATCGTGGACATTCTGCCGGAAGATCAATATTATACTTCTGGCAGAGTGTTTTAATAATATGAGGTAGACATTTGTCTCCATTGGCAAATTCAATTAAATCAGATTCAGGAATTCCGGTTTCGGCAGAGATATCTGTCCAGGAACCTCCGGAATTCATTACAGTATCAACGATCTGCCAGACTGTTTGACAGATATTGCAGTTGTCATTATAAGCCTGGCAGAATTTATTATCTTCAAGCTTCTTTTTTAGGTATTTATTAAATTGGTGCATCAAGGTTCTCCTCAAGGTCCTTTTCAGAATATTTTTCCGTTATCAAATTTCGGTACTCAATTGCCTGTTCCACATATTTATCTGGAGTACGATCAGTTTTCTTTTTGAATCCTGATTGTAGGATAATAAAATTGCCGTAAACAAAAAAATATAGGATCCGGGCATAAATTTTTCCTACTCGAAGACGAAGTTCATGGATGCCGTCATAGAGGATATCACTATATGGTCTTCTTAACTGAGGGCCATTTTTGCTGAGTAATTCCAGGAACTTGAATACCTTGATCTGTCCTTCCTCAGGAAGAGATTCCAGAAACTCAGTGATGGTGCAATTTTTATCATCTTCATCACAAAACAATATCTGCCAGTTTTTTTCTTCATTTTCCATAATAGAGTGAAATTTATCTATTTGCGTGTCCAGTCAAACAATTTATTTTTGTGATTATTATTCTTAAGGATGTAATATAATAATT
The Candidatus Stygibacter australis genome window above contains:
- a CDS encoding CapA family protein, with translation MRNLYFSMLFILLSGQVFGGLISIIAVGDIMPGTNYPDDSYLPENDGKDLITSELKNILRSGTITCGNLEGCILSEGDKSEHKKSKYLFRIPENLSGVFTDSGFDLLSIANNHAGDFGDAGRLNTWRVLDSLEIGYAGQIEFPTCIFEKEGNKIGFIALAPNRNCLSHWDIQEVKRLIAELKKSCDLVVASMHYGGEGEEFLHLKNEVEYYYGENRGNPVEIGHQLVDAGADLVYGHGPHLPRAMECYKGKVIAYSLGNFLTWRRFNLSGEYRPLAPILRVNYDSRGNFHSGEIISCFQDYENGVKLDDQKRAYELIKQLTEEDFTDPGLYFEEGEKGTSFYPIVNDKN
- a CDS encoding aldehyde ferredoxin oxidoreductase C-terminal domain-containing protein, translating into MDVKELKASHNLLKEFSYDLVELDHGYAGKTLYINLDNNTIAEKPVTPQMKEKFIGGKGFGLRLLWDGTRPETKWNDNDNEIIISGGPICGITQYAGSGKSLVVSISPTTDVVIDSNVGGYFGPYLKFSGYDALEIQGKAKKDVIIVIDGTTGKVSIEEAGEEYADSHLLAEQLTEMYAESDKPIDKMKIAVVSAGSAADHSYIGMLNFSFYDLQRKVCRLKQAGRGGIGTVFRDKGIRAIVAKSHGVKGDMNHVEDMPAIQQRGKKFTKEMNDFDDDQCQMRKVGTAHLMEIMDAYDILPTHNFQYGKAKDVKKNIDDINSKVWTEKFTPRSSDGCWLGCTMACAKVSENFVVRTGPYKGKTVHVDGPEYESAAGLGSNIGNFDPNDILELNFYCDTYGIDTISFGTMTAFAMECYEKGIINKKITGGLELNFGNTDAALEAMHQMARGEGFGIILGQGTRRMTNIFHKEYGGDLKFMQDIGMQNKGLEYSQYVSKESLAQQGGYAMTNKGPQHDEAWLIFMDMVNNQIPTFDDKAEALHYFPMFRTWFGLMGLCKLPWNDVEPAGNAETDEPAKVPEHVDNYITVYNAVTGNNIDKKEMVRQSERVYNFQRIFNIRRGYGLRKHDAQPYRACGPVTEAEYLSREERYDKELSEKLNLDPTKMSLQEKMAEVRKYREDRYEQLLDAVYLRRGWTKNGVPKLEHLKNIGMDLPELIEVVKPLQ
- a CDS encoding GNAT family N-acetyltransferase; translated protein: MEIRKITQEERNKYHRISQYAFGNWQDKEIEDDKIKWMNPDECFVIIENGEMTSGLINHNLKQNVRGTVKRLSGIGNVATFPEYRNKGYVKALFTSAFEDMRLKKQSVSMLQPFKESFYQKFDYISTNREMKLKFHVSGMQHYLGEIPEGWILERKTGIAALEEFLHFFSKASIKWHGMVIYDEIHQGFKEHLAQNTIFILVKHNNVIKAACSYKKQDMKIIIHDIIWSDLESRKLIFNYFARHRDHVGDFEMNIPMGTNFFSWFSDMRSQYELKMCEGPWMVRIIDVIDSLSDLNISGNVSMIFKVFDELCNWNSGNYELVVKDRKTQMKRSERNIPADVTCDIRGLTALLYGSLEIEEIIDRGWMETKTEDVRIKLQEWFPTLLLFNTFQF
- the rsgA gene encoding ribosome small subunit-dependent GTPase A, giving the protein MKLEEFGWNSYFAESYEDYKEEGLIIARVAREQKNLYGVFTEIGEEQAILSDSLFMNAFSSIELPAVGDWILCRRKEDFDKLFIERILPRRSKFSRKGKNTYGRNYQKEGSSDEQIISANIDTVFLVVSMDRDFNLRKIERYLTLIWDSGSNPVIILNKADQCEDPQWYFTETESVSLGIPVHVVSALKNEGISELEEYLQSGKTVTLIGSSGAGKSSIINCILGEEKQYVSYLREGDKRGRHTTTTREMIIITGGGILIDNPGMRDIQLSVSETTLDRTFYDIVELEKQCRFRNCEHDTEPGCAIKQAIEDGELEAERFENYQKLQKEVRFQERRNKQRQKFIDNARSQQKHQDIKIKKHRNG
- a CDS encoding type II toxin-antitoxin system RelE/ParE family toxin, encoding MENEEKNWQILFCDEDDKNCTITEFLESLPEEGQIKVFKFLELLSKNGPQLRRPYSDILYDGIHELRLRVGKIYARILYFFVYGNFIILQSGFKKKTDRTPDKYVEQAIEYRNLITEKYSEKDLEENLDAPI